In Trichocoleus desertorum NBK24, the following are encoded in one genomic region:
- the nblB gene encoding phycobilisome degradation protein NblB produces MTVTPESVQALLHSEDFGDRLRGVNQLRQLEPATAFPLIQTAVADSSARVRYAAVSQLSSLGNHDLAQTATILRDRLHNDPEPDVQAAAADSLGALKLQDALEDLQELYQKTPEWLVQFSIIAALGELGDPRAFGLLETALTSGNDLVEMAAIGSLGELGDPRAIPLLVSYASHPDWQVRHRLVQALGRLGGTEAHSALATLAQDEVPQVAQDAQEALQSA; encoded by the coding sequence ATGACTGTTACTCCTGAATCTGTGCAAGCCTTACTGCACTCAGAGGACTTCGGCGATCGCCTACGAGGAGTGAATCAACTCCGCCAATTAGAGCCTGCTACCGCCTTCCCGCTGATTCAAACCGCAGTAGCGGATAGTAGTGCCAGAGTGCGTTACGCCGCTGTCAGCCAGCTTTCTTCTTTAGGAAATCACGACTTAGCTCAAACAGCCACAATTTTGCGCGATCGCCTACACAACGACCCCGAACCTGATGTGCAGGCTGCTGCTGCCGACTCTTTAGGAGCTTTGAAACTACAAGATGCCCTGGAAGATTTGCAGGAACTTTATCAAAAGACCCCTGAATGGCTAGTGCAGTTCAGTATTATCGCGGCCCTAGGAGAACTCGGTGATCCCCGTGCTTTTGGGCTTTTGGAGACGGCTCTGACCTCTGGTAACGACCTCGTAGAAATGGCTGCGATCGGCTCTCTAGGAGAACTGGGTGATCCTCGGGCGATTCCTTTATTAGTGTCCTATGCGTCTCATCCCGACTGGCAAGTGCGGCATCGCTTGGTGCAAGCCTTAGGTCGGCTAGGTGGTACGGAAGCCCATTCAGCATTAGCAACTTTGGCTCAGGATGAGGTGCCTCAGGTGGCCCAGGATGCTCAAGAAGCCTTGCAATCTGCCTGA
- a CDS encoding PEP-CTERM sorting domain-containing protein gives MNFRKSLVAVAAMTALVSVCAPAQAFSFLGATSNANGSFSFAKKTTVQFDFFASHGAYQSNFNVYGSSKNFLETLFKEEVARDPLPGSKPDYNKNDSKGTCGITVLPVPCQATYTFSKGVSYFLGLTAKDLTAQPGKQDQPTVFTDPAETSFNFISDNEDFDYYTNFKGKLSQRAKETLTAASGTTLIAVNDSWSGDRDYNDFIVTAESVPEPGTIGALLGVGALGFMGRRRKAGQAAKV, from the coding sequence ATGAATTTTCGCAAATCTTTAGTAGCAGTTGCTGCTATGACAGCCTTGGTGAGTGTTTGTGCTCCCGCCCAAGCTTTTAGCTTCCTCGGTGCTACCTCCAATGCCAATGGTAGCTTCTCATTCGCTAAGAAGACGACAGTTCAGTTTGACTTCTTCGCCTCCCACGGTGCATACCAATCTAACTTCAATGTCTACGGCTCAAGCAAGAACTTCTTAGAAACTCTATTCAAAGAAGAAGTGGCCCGTGACCCTCTGCCAGGTTCAAAGCCTGATTACAATAAGAATGACTCGAAAGGAACCTGTGGCATTACAGTTTTGCCAGTACCCTGCCAAGCTACTTATACCTTCTCTAAAGGGGTCAGCTACTTCCTGGGCTTGACTGCAAAAGATTTGACTGCTCAACCAGGAAAACAGGACCAGCCAACTGTTTTTACAGATCCTGCTGAAACATCCTTCAACTTTATCAGTGACAACGAGGACTTTGACTATTACACAAACTTCAAGGGTAAACTGAGCCAACGCGCTAAGGAAACTCTGACCGCTGCATCAGGCACAACGCTAATCGCTGTCAATGACTCCTGGAGCGGAGACAGAGACTATAACGACTTCATCGTGACTGCCGAGTCTGTGCCTGAGCCAGGTACCATTGGAGCCTTACTAGGTGTTGGCGCACTTGGTTTCATGGGTCGTCGTCGCAAAGCAGGCCAAGCTGCAAAAGTGTAG
- a CDS encoding CBS domain-containing protein, protein MPKTVADVMSRNPITVKPETPLQEVVQILATRRISGLPVVDQSDKLIGVVSETDLMWQETGATPPAYIMILDSVIYLENPARYERDLHKALGQTVGEVMSRDPVTTSPDQPLQDAARLMHERSIHRLPVLDANGHVVGVLTRGDIVRAMAAQAD, encoded by the coding sequence ATGCCCAAAACTGTTGCGGATGTCATGAGTCGCAATCCCATTACCGTTAAGCCTGAAACACCCCTTCAGGAAGTGGTTCAGATTTTAGCGACCCGACGAATCAGTGGTCTTCCAGTCGTCGATCAGTCTGACAAATTAATTGGGGTTGTCTCAGAAACCGACTTGATGTGGCAAGAAACTGGAGCTACGCCCCCAGCCTACATCATGATCCTAGATAGCGTGATTTATCTAGAAAACCCAGCCCGTTATGAGCGGGATTTGCATAAAGCATTAGGGCAAACCGTTGGAGAAGTGATGAGCCGCGATCCGGTGACCACCAGCCCTGATCAGCCATTGCAGGACGCAGCCCGTTTAATGCATGAGCGGAGTATCCATCGCTTACCCGTTTTAGATGCCAATGGCCATGTAGTTGGTGTCTTGACACGGGGTGATATTGTCCGAGCGATGGCTGCTCAGGCGGATTAA